A region from the Panicum hallii strain FIL2 chromosome 1, PHallii_v3.1, whole genome shotgun sequence genome encodes:
- the LOC112896179 gene encoding uncharacterized protein LOC112896179 → MALVLRNFKKFMKKKYYKKGGDDKKRPSQRRCYECKEVGHYIANCPQLNNKEKEKKRYKEKSKDYKKKYQGHAHLGQEWGSSHDENSDQEDMATLAIPKSSRKLFNNISEDEDDTPICLMSRGNKV, encoded by the coding sequence ATGGCCTTGGTGTTGAGAAATTTTAAAAAGTTCATGAAGAAGAAGTATTACAAGAAAGGTGGTGATGACAAGAAGAGGCCATCACAAAGAAGATGCTATGAGTGCAAGGAGGTGGGccattacattgccaattgcccacaATTGAATaacaaagaaaaggagaagaagaggtacaaggagaagagcaaggacTACAAGAAGAAATATCAAGGTCatgctcatcttggtcaagagtGGGGGTCAAGTCATGATGAAAACTCTGATCAAGAAGATATGGCAACTCTAGCGATACCCAAGTCATCGAGAAAGCTCTTCAACAACATCTCCGAAGATGAAGATGACACTCCTATTTGCCTCATGTCAAGAGGGAATAAGGTATAA